A stretch of DNA from Candidatus Binatia bacterium:
ACGATCTCGGCGAACTCGCCGGCGAAGAACATCAAAAACTTTCCGCCGGAATATTCCACGTGATAGCCGGCGACGAGCTCCGATTCGCCCTCGGGGATATCGAACGGTATGCGCTTGGTCTCGGCGACCGCCGCGGTAAAGAAGAGCAGGAACCCTACCGGCTGGAGAAAAATTCCCCAGGCCGGGAGCCACCCCCCCCAGAGGAGCCCGCCCTGCGCCCGCACCATCTCTTGCGGCTCGAGCGTGGCGTAGAACATCAGCACCCCCATGATCGAGAGGCCCATGGCGATCTCGTAGGAGATCATCTGCGCCGCGCCTCGCACGCCGCCGAGCAGCGAGAATTTGTTGTTCGAGGCCCACGCGCCGATGACGATGCCGTAAACGCCGAGCGAAGCCATGGCGAAGAGATAGAGGATGCCGATGTTCAAGTTCGCGACCTGCAGGTTGATCTCGCGGCCGCCGAGGATCAAGACGTCGCCGAACGGAATGACGGCGAACGTGACCAGCGCCGGAAAAAGCGCCAGACAGGGCGCCAGCGTGTGCAGCAGCTTGTCGCCGCGCGCCGGAATGAAATCTTCTTTGAAGAGGAATTTGATCGGATCGGCGATCAGCGTGTTGACCAGCCCCAGGCCGGCGAAGCCGAAGATCGAAGCGCGGTTGGCGCCGATGCGGTCCTGGATGAGGGCGCTGCCCTTGCGCTCGATCCAGCCTAGAATGCCGGCCAGATTGAGCACCATGAAGAGAACGAGAAAGGCCTTGGCCGCGATGATCCCGACATCGATGATCATGGCTGTCGTGTTTCGAGTTGGAATCCCAAATCGCCAATCTGATCGTAACTCAGGCCGCGATAAACGGGAATCGCCTGCGCGAGCGCCGCGAAGATTTCCGCGGGACCGGGATAGGGCGGCTTCTCTCCCATCGCCGCCAGCAGCCGGGAAAAAATCTCCCAGTCCTGGAGCGCCCCGGAAGGCGGGACGAGCGCCGGGTTGACCTTCTGCACCCTGCCGCGGCGGTTCGTGTAGCTGCCTTCTTTCTCCGCGAAGTTCGTCGCGGGAAGAACCACGTGCGCGAGCTTCGCCGTCGGCGTGAGGCGCGTTTCCTGTACGACGAGGAAAGAGAGCTTCTCCAGAGCGCTTCTGATCTTCTGGCCGTCGCCGGGAAGCGTCGCCAGGTCCTCGCTGACGATATACGCGCCGCGAAAGCCGCCGCCGATCAGCCGGCCGGCGAGCGCATCGAAGCCGCCGTCCGAGCCGACGCCCATGTCGCTGGCGCCGCGAAAATTCGGCGAGCGATCCGGGCTCATGAGAACCTTCTCGACTTCGGTGAGCGCCCTCTCCCGATAGAAAACCTCGATCGCGGCCTGCGAGAAAATTTTTCGCATCAAACGCCCGAAGAGAAACGCCTCTTCGTTCGTGTTCCGTCCGGAAAGCACGCCGGCGACCGGCGCCGCCGCGCCGAGACCCGCGATCACGGCCTGGAGCGCCGTCCTCCAATCGGTCGGCGCGAGGCCGCCCTCCTGCCGGATCAGCGGTGCGCTGATTCGTTCGCCTTCGGTCAAGGCATGAAAAGAATAGCGCCCCTCGTCGCACAGCCAATGACTGTTCACCGCTTCGTTGATCCTCGGCTTGAAGCGCGCGATACGATTTTGGTAGGTCTCGACCGAGATATTGCAGCCGGTGCTGCAGCCGGGGCAGACGGACGGCGTTTTCTTGAGATACCAGACCCTTACTTTGAAGCGGAAATCGCGGTCGGTGAGCGCGCCGACCGGGCAGACGTCCACGACGTTGACCGAGAGCGGGTTGTCCAAAATCTTTCCCGGGAACAGAGCGATCGTGGAATCGTCGCCGCGGTTCACTACCGTGAGCTCGTCGGTGTGCGTCACCTCCTGCAAAAAACGCACGCAACGGGTGCACTTGATGCAGCGCTCGCCGTCGAAGACGACAAAGGGTCCGAAGATCTCGCGCTTGCGGTCGTGCTCTTTTCTCTCGTCGAACCGGCTTGGCGAGAGGTCGTGCTCCATATAATAGTCTTGCAGCCAGCATTCGCCCGCCTGGTCGCAGATCGGACAATCGAGCGGATGATTGATGAGCAGGAACTCCATCACCGCGCGGCGCGCTTCGAGAACTTTCGCACTCTCCGTCTTGACCGCCATGCCCTCGGCGACCTGCGTATTGCAGGCGATCTGGAGCTTGGGCATCTTCTCGATCTCCACCAGGCACATGCGGCAGTTGCCCGCGATCGTGAGCTTGGGGTGATAGCAATAATGGGGAATGGCGATTCCCGCCTCGGCCGCCGCCTGGATGACGGTCTTGCCTTTCGTCGTCGCGATTTCCCGCCCGTCGATGGTGATTTTTACCGGGTCCATCGTCTCAGCTCGCTGAAACCGTGCATTTCTTTTGTGCGATGTGCGCGTCGAATTCCGGGCGGAATTTTTTGATGAACGCGGCGGCCGGCATCGCCGCGGCGTCGCCGAAGGGGCAGATCGTGTTCCCCATGATATTGCCGCTGACGCTCAGGATGAGCTCCAGATCGCCGGCTTTTCCCTCGCCGCGCTCGACGCGCCGGAAGATCTTTTCCATCCAGTGGCAGCCTTCGCGGCACGGGCTGCATTGGCCGCACGATTCGTGGGCAAAAAAACGGGAAATGTTCCATGCCGACCTGACCATGCAGGTGGATTCGTCCATGACGATCACGCCGCCGGAGCCGAGGAGCGTGCCGGCGGCCTGGAACGACTCGTAGTCCATCGTGACGCCGTCCAACTCATCCGCGCGCAGCACCGGCATCGACGCGCCGCCGGGAATGACGCCCTTCAACTTTTTTCCGTTCGGCACGCCGCCGCAGTCCTCTTCGAGGAATTTTTTGAACGGATAACCCATGTCCACTTCGTAGACTCCGGGTTTTCTGATATGGCCGCTGACGCTGAAGAGCTTGGTTCCCTTGCTTTTCTCCGTGCCGATCGCGGCGTACCTCGCGGCGCCCCGCTCGACGATCCAGGGAAGCGACGCCAGCGTCTCGACGTTGTTGACGACGGTCGGGCAGCCGAAGAGACCGTGCGTCGCCGGAAACGGCGGCTTGACCTTGGGCCAGCCCTTGCCGCCTTCGAGCGAAGAGAGCAGTCCCGTCTCCTCGCCGCAGATATAGGCGCCCGCGCCGCGATGGAGGATCAGGTCGATGTCGTAGCCGGCGCCAAAAATATTTTTGCCCAGATATCCCGCCGCGACGGCTTCCTCGATCGCGCGCCCGAGCACTTTGGCGCCGAAGCTGAGCTCGCCGCGAATATAGATGAACGCCGTGTGCGATCGGATCGCGTAGGCGGCGATGATCGTGCCTTCGATGATTGAATGCGGATCCTTCTCGATCAAGAGACGGTCTTTGAACGTGCCGGGCTCGCTCTCGTCGGCGTTGCAGACGACGTACTTCGGCTTGGGGCTGTCCTTGGGAACGAAGCCCCATTTCATCCCCGTGGGAAAGCCGGCCCCGCCGCGGCCGCGCAAACCCGAGGCTTTGATCTCATCGATCAGCCGCTCGGGCGACATCTCGCGCACGACTTTCTCGAGCGCCCGGTAGCCGCCCCGCGAGCGATATGCGCCGATCGTGTGCGAGTCGGGCGCGTCGACGTTGCGTAGAAGAATTTTCTCCATCGAGTTATTTCAGCCGGTCGAGAATCTCGCCCACGTTTTGCTCGCTCAGGTTCTCATAGTAGTCGTCGTTCACCTGCATCATCGGCGCGGTGCCGCACGAGGCGAGGCACTCGACTTCCGACAGCGTGAATCTCCCGTCCGCCGTCGTCTCTCCTAGTTCGATCCCGAGTTTAGCTTTGATCGCCGCCGTGATCCTTTCCGCCCCGGCGAGCGCGCAGGGGAGCGTCCGGCAGACCTGGGTGTGATGCCGGCCGATCGGCTTCATGTTGAGCATGGTATAGAAGGTGACGACGCCGTAGACCCGCGCCACCGGCACGTCCATGATCGCGGCGACGTATTCGATCGCCTCCGGACCGAGATAGCCGAACTCTTCCTGTGCGAGGTAGAGAACCGGCAGCATCGCCGCTTCCTTCTTCGGATAGCGGCCGACGATTGCGTCGAATTTTTTGTGCGTCTCGGGTGAAAATTCCAAAGCCATTTTTTCTAGACGTAGGGGCGGGTTTCAAACCCGCCCCTACCTTCGTTCTTTATCGATCGCATTCCCCGCCGATCATGTTGATCATCCCGAAGGTCGGCACGATGTCCGCCAGCATGTATCCTTTGATCATCTCATGAAAGGCGCCCATCGCAATGAAGCACGGCGGGCGCACGCGCACGCGATAGGGCTTCCCCCCCCCCTCGCTCACGATGTAAAAGCCCAACTCGCCGTTGCCGCCCTCGACGGGAAAATAGACTTCCCCCGGCGGGACCTGGATGCCCTCCATGATGATTTTGAAGTGGTGCATCAGTCCTTCGATGCTGTTGTAAACTTTTTCTTTTTCCGGCAGCACGACGCGCGGATCGTCGAGCGAGACCGGTCCCGCCGGCAGTTTTTTAAGCGCCTGCTCGACGATTCTCATGCTCTGCTCGATCTCCTCGACGCGGCAGATAAACCGGTCGTAGTTGTCGCCTTTGCTCCCCAGCGGCACCGTGAAGTCCAACTGATCGTAGATCAAGTACGGATTGGCTCTGCGCACGTCGTAGCTGACTCCCGTCGAGCGGAGAATGGGGCCGGTGAGACCGTAGGAAATCGCCGTCTCGCGGGAAATCACGCCCACGTTCGACATCCGTTCGATGAAGATCCGGTTGCGCGCGAGCAGGCGCTCGCAGTCGGCGAGCAGCCGGCGCACTTTGCGGAAAGCGTCCGCGACCTTTTCGGCGAAGCCGGGCGGGAGATCGTGCTTCAAACCGCCGATGCGGACGTAAGTGATCGTAAGCCGCGCGCCGGTCACCTCCTCGATGATTCTCATCAGGAACTCGCGCGCCTCGATCATGTAAAACCCCACCGTGATCGCACCCAGCTCGGAGGCGGCCATGCCGCAGCAAGTGAGATGATCCGTCACGCGCGAGATCTCGCTCATGATCGTGCGGATAAATTGACAGCGCGGCGGCGCCTCCACGCCGAGGAGCTTTTCCACGGCCAACGCATAGCCCGCGTTGTTGATGAGCGGCGAGACGTAGTTGAGACGGTCGGTGTAAGGAATGACTTGAGTCCAGGTCGCCTGCTCGGACATCTTGTCGAAGCCGCGATGGAGATATCCGACTTCCGTGTCGCACTCGAGCACTTTCTCGCCTTCCAGCTTGAGATTTAACTTGATGGTCCCATGGGTCGCCGGATGGGAAGGACCCATCTGCAAGTCCATGGGCTCCAGCGGCAGCTCTTTGGCTTCGGTTTTCATGAGTGTGACGACAAGCGGCGCCCTAGACAGGATTATTCACACGATCAGCCCTCAAGCGCGAGCCGCTCCGGGCGCGGGCAATAGTTTCTGTGGCTCGAAGGCCGCCCTCGCCGTCCACCTCAAGGGTGCTAACTCCATTTGCCGGGCCTGCCGTGTTGCTCCACGTCCCTGTGCCCTTCGCCCTTCGGGCTCGCGCTCTCGGGCTTCCCGCTTCCATGCGCCGGCACGGTTCCGCAGGGGGCGAGGATGAAAGCCGCAGGCACAGGGACGCGGAGGTACAATGGCTTGTCTGGTGCTTGATATACCGGAGCATGGTATTTCGATTGTTCGCTTAAGCGCAAATATCTCGACCGAGTCTACGAGGCACTGACCTATTGCCTGCGGCTGGAAGCCTCGCCCCTGAGGAACCGGGGGGAATGATACTTTGTTCATAGGATTACCGGTTGCGTACTGAACAATCCGGGTTAGCGCTTCTCCGCCTTCTGCTTCAGTTGCAAGAGCTTATTGTCCGACCGGACATCGACGAACGTCCCCGCCAGCGGCCGCTCGGGAACGAGAGGCTGGCGCTGGTTCACCGGATAATCTTTCCTGAGCGGATAACCGCGAAACTCCTCGTAGAGAAGAATCCGCCTGAGATCCGGATGGCCGCGAAAGCGAATGCCGAACATGTCCCACACCTCGCGCTCGAGCCAGTTCGCCCCTTTCCACAGCGGCGTCAGCGAATCGACTTCGGCCGCTTCTTCAGACAGCGGAACTTTGACGCGAAATCGGCGATGCGAGCGCAGCGAAAGCAGGTGATAGACGACTTCGAAGCGCGGCGATTTTTTTCCCAGGTAATCGACCGCGGTGATGTCGGCGAGAAAATCGAAGTCCAGCCTGGGATCGTCTTTGAGGAAGCGGACGATCTCGATCAGCTTCTCCGGGCCGACGACGACCGTTTCGTCGCCGCGAAACGCGTGCGCGTCAAGAATCGCCGGTCCGAACTTTTCGCCGAGGTATCGGATGCTCGGGCTCTCTTCGGCCATGAAACTCACTCCAGGTCCAGGGCGCCTTTCTTCCAGGCGTAGATAAAGCCGATCGCCGCGATGATTAAAAAGATTCCCATCTCCACCAGGCCAAAAATCCCCAGGCGGCGAAACATGACGGCCCAGGGATAAAGAAAAACCGCTTCCAGGTCGAAAATCAGAAAAAGCATGGCCACGAGATAAAACTTTACCGGAAAGCGAATCCGGGCGTCGCCTTTGGGAGGATTTCCCGACTCGAAAGGCTCGGCCTTCACCGCGCTCGGCTTCTTGGGACCGGCGATCTGCGCGAGCGAAAGGAGCCCCAATACGACCAGGCCTGCGAAGAAAAATAGGACGAGGACGGGAAAAAACGGATCGCTCATCAATGGACCACGTTGGCGACCACGCCGGGGGTCACGTTAAAGACAGGCCGTTAGAAAGCCCTGAGGCAACCGCAGACAACCAATTTTTTTGTATTGGAAAACGGCCGCGAAGTCAAGGAAATCGGGCGTATACGGCGGATAAAGGCGCGACCAAGTCCGACCGCTCTCAGCATTTTTGTTGGGCGTAAACTGACGTATCGCATCGGCCCGGAGAGAGACTCCCAGGTGGACGGATGTCAGCGCGAACTCATATGGCCGGCCCGCCTAGCCGGCCGTTTCGTCGATGGGAGCGAGCGTCGCCTTGATCTGAATCTGCTTTCCGTCGCGCAGCAGCGCGATGGTCACCGTATCCCCCACCTTATACTGGTCCATCGCCAGGTAAAGATCGTTCACGGTCTCGATCTTTTTTCCATCGAGGCCAACGATCACGTCGCCGAGAGTCACGCGGCCCTGCGCGTCGCGGATGGTCGGACGCATGCCGGCCTTGGCCGCCGGACTGTTTCGGGGGACGACCAAGACCAATACGCCCTTCAATCCCAACCGGGCGGCGATCTGATCGTCGGCCGCGGAAAAACCGAGGCCCGGGCGGACGAACTTGCCGTGCCGAATGAGTTCCGGCACGACGCGGTTCACGGTATCGACCGGAATGGCAAAGCCGATGCCGGCCGACGCTCCCGACGGACTGTAGATCGCCGTGTTGACGCCGATCAACCGGCCGGCGCTGTCGAGCAGCGGGCCGCCCGAGTTTCCGGGATTGATCGCCGTGTCGGTCTGAATCACGCCTTGAATCGGCCGGCGCGTGACCGATTCGATCTCCCGGCCGAGCGCGCTCACCACTCCGGTCGTCAGCGTCTGGTCGAGGCCGAACGGATTGCCGATGGCGAACGCGCTCTGCCCGACCTGAAGGTCCTTGGACGAGCCGATGGGAATCGGCCGCAGCCGGTTCTTCGGCGCGTCGATCCTCAATACGGCGAGATCTTTATCGGGCGCGACGCCGACGCGCCGCGCCTTCCAATTGGAATGATCCGCCAACGTGACCTGAGCCGCGTCGGCGTTCTGGATGACGTGAAAGTTGGTGACGATGTCGCCGTTCTCGTCCCAGATCAACCCGGAGCCCATGCCTTCGGGAATCTGCTGCTGGTTCAACGAGAAGAAGTCGCGCTGAACCGCCATGGTGGTGATGTGGACGACGGACGGGGAGGCCTGACGGAAAAGCGCGATCACCGCTTTCTCGCCGGCGGCTAGCTCGCCGCGCGGCGCGACCTGCCCCGGCGCCGCCGAAGGATCGGTGAGCGCCGCGCCGCGCGCCGCGAGCTGCCAGACCAAAAGCGCGCCCAACGCCAGGCCGGCGAGCGCGAATATAAACGTCCTCGACTTGGGTGACGCGGCGATGCGATTTGATATGGCCACAAAATTCTCCGGCGCTGATCTTGCCCTGGTCGGCCTTATCGCTCAACTCGAACCGGCGGTTTAGTGCGGGAAGGCGGCGCGGCCCTCGCGCTCGTAGCCCTTGTCGGACTCCGCCGGCTCCAGCGCCAGCATCAAGGCCTGGTCCACCGTTTCCAGGAATTCAAAGCGCATCCCTTCGCGCCCCGTAGGAGAGATTTCCTCCAGGTCCTTGCCGTTCAGTTTGGGCAGCAACACGAACAAAATTCCCGCGCGCTTGGCCGCGAGCACTTTTTCTTTGATGCCGCCCACCGGCAAAACGAGCCCGCGAAGACTGATCTCGCCGGTCATCGCGACGTCGTTTCTGACCCGGCGGCCGGTCAAGAGAGAAACCAGAGCGACGAAGAGCGTCACGCCCGCGCTCGGGCCGTCCTTGGGAATCGCCCCGGCGGGAATGTGGATGTGTATGTCCTGCTTTCTGAAGATTTCGGGATTCAAGCCGAGCATCTCAGCCCGCGACTTGACGAGGCTCAGCGCCGCCTGGGCGCTTTCCTTCATCACGTCGCCGAGCTGGCCGGTGAGTATCAGCTTGCCCTCGCCCGGCATCTTCGTCGCCTCGATGAAGAGAATGTCTCCGCCCACCGGAGTCCACGCCAGGCCGGTCGCGACGCCCGGCAAGCTCGTGCGCAGAGCGACCTCGTTGTAAAATTTCGCCGGACCGAGATAAGACGCCACCGAACCGGCGTCGATCGTGACGTTCTCCGCCGCGCCTTCGGCGAGACGAACCGCCACGCCCCGGCAGATCGAGGCGATCTCGCGCTCAAGTTGCCGCACGCCCGCTTCGCGCGTGTAGGCGCGAATCACCTCCCGCAAAGCCTCGTCGGTCAAGTTCAACTGATCCGGCCGCAACCCGGTGGCTTTGAGTTGCCGCGGCACGAGATAGCGGCGCGCGATCATCAGCTTGTCTTCTTCCGCGTAGCCCGGCAGCTCGATCACTTCCATCCGGTCGCGGAGCGGGCTCGGAATCGCGTCGAGAACGTTTGCCGTCGTGATGAAAAAGACCTGGCTCAGATCGAACGGCACGTCTAGATAATGATCCTGGAAGGTCGCGTTTTGCTCGGGATCGAGCACCTCGAGCAACGCCGCGCTCGGGTCGCCGTGGAAGCTGGCGCTCAACTTGTCGATTTCGTCCAGCATGAAAACCGGATTCTTGCTGCCCGCTCTGCGGATGCCCTGGACGATCCGGCCGGGCAGGGCGCCGATGTAAGTGCGCCGGTGGCCGCGGATCTCGGCTTCGTCGTGCACTCCGCCCAGGCTCTGGCGCACGAACTTGCGGTTGGTGGCGCGCGCGACGCTTTGTCCGAGAGAAGTTTTGCCGACGCCCGGCGGGCCGACGAAGCAAAAGATCGGGCTTTTCCCCGTGGGGTTGAGTTTTCGAATCGCGAGGAATTCGAGAATGCGTTTCTTCACTTTCTCCAGATCGTAATGATCCTCATCCAGCACCTCGCGCGCCTTGGGCAGATCGATCTGCTCTTTGGTCGCAACGCTCCACGGCAACTCGACGAGCCAGTCGACGTAGGTTCGGACCATCGAGTACTCCGCCGCGCCTTCCGGCATGCGCTCCATCCGGGAAACTTCCTTGAGCGCCTCCTTTTCCACCTCCGGCGGCATCTTGGCTTCTTTGATCTTTTTTCTAAGCTCGGCGATTTCCGCGCTCTTGGGATTGGATTCGTCCTCGCCCAATTCCTTTTGAATCGCCTTCAGTTGCTCGCGCAGGATGTAGTCGCGCTGCGCCTTGTCCATCGCGCCTTTCGCCTCGGTGCCGATCTTTTTCGTCAGCTCCAGGATCTCGATCTGGTGCGCCAGCTTGTCGGAGACTTTCCCAGCGCGCTCCTCGATTTCGGCGGTTTCCAATATTTCCTGTTTTTCCGCCACCGGGAGGTCGAGCGAGGAGGCGATGAAGTCGATCAGCGCCGGCGCGTCGTCGAGACTTTGCAGCGTCAACGATAAATTCGGAATCGGCTCCGGCAGCAGCGACCACGCCCGGTTCGCTTCCTGGCGCAGGTGGCGTATGCGCGCTTCGAACTCTTTGGTGGCCGGCACAGGCTCGGCGAAGAACAGAACCCGCGCGACCAGAAACGGCTCGGTCTGGATGAAATCGAGAATCTTGAAACGCTGCCGGCCCTGGACGAGAATCTGGCGCTGGCCGTCGGGCAGGCTGGCCATGCGCAAAATATCGGCGACCGTGCCGACGTCGTACAGATCCTTGGGCTGGGGGGCGTCCACTTTGGGATCGCGCTGAGCGACGATTCCGATCGGCATCTCTTGACGAACCGCCTCCTCGACGCCCTTGGCGCTCGCGGGCCGAGCCGCGGTCAACGGCGCGATCGTCGAAGGAAAGATCACGGTATTGCGCAGGGGGAGAATAATCAGAGCGTCCGTCGGCAGCGCGCCGGGCCGTTTTTGCTTTTGCTCCTTGGCTTCCGACGGAGCGGCCTCGCGCGCGGCGTTCTTGTCGGTGTTTTCTTTGGCCATCAGCTCTTCCTTAGTTGAACGAACAATAATCCTTCGCGCCGGCGCACCTCTCCTAGCGAGAGTGAAATGCCCGGCGGCAACTGCAAGCGCCGCTCAAACCGTCCACAGGGTATTTCGAGCACTTTAAGCTCTCCGTCCGAAAAACACTCGGGCAGCGGACGGTGTCCGGAAACGATCAAAGCGCCGCCTTCCAGGCGTAATTCGATTCGATCGGCGGCGACTCCCGGCAGGGCGAAAATCACCCATAGGTCCTCGTCGGTCTCTACGACGTTCACCGCCGGCGACCAGCGCGCTCTTTGATCGACGGACGCTTGCAGTCCGCCCAGCGCGGCCTGCAAAAAACTCCGTTGGATACGTTCCGCCTGTTCCAACAACTCGCTCGCCTGCCGCCACATCCACGGGTCCCATACCATATTTTACACCTCCGCAATCTTTAAGAAGCTAGGTCGCGATGTCCACCTTGTCAAGGCAGCCGCCGGATCTTGACAGCATGCCGGACCGTGATTAACTTTTTTGCAGATAAAAAAATAAGAAAAGGGAGGGATTAACTATGGATCTCGTAAGATGGGAACCTTTTGAAGGTTTGCCCAGCATTCAGTCCAGGATCAACGACCTCTTCGAGGACACCCTCGGCTCGCGGCTCACGCGTGCCGCCGCCAACGGCGCCGTCTGGTATCCTCCGGTGGACATCCTAGAAAGCAAGGAGGCGTATCTGATCCGCGCCGAGCTGCCGGGGATGAAGAAAGAGGATTTCAATGTGGAGGTCAAGGAGGGCACGTTGACCTTGAGCGGAGAAAGGAAAGTCGAAGAGCCCGTTAACGGCGTTGAGTACCACCGGGTGGAGCGGCTGGCGGGAAAATTCACCCGCTCCTTCTACTTGCCGCAGACCGTAAAACAGGACGCGATCAAGGCGACCTACCGGGACGGCATCCTGGAAGTCTATGTCCCGAAAGCCGAAGAGGCCAAGCCGAAGCAGATCACCGTCAGCGTGAACTGATTCGCCGACGCTTGGGTTCCAAGGGGGGAGAGAAGAAATTCTCTCCCCCCTTTTTTTTATAAAAAAAGGGCGTCGGGAATTTCCCGGCGCCCTCGTATCATCATTCTCAAAATCTTTTTCCCACCGGTCAAC
This window harbors:
- a CDS encoding NADH-quinone oxidoreductase subunit H: MIIDVGIIAAKAFLVLFMVLNLAGILGWIERKGSALIQDRIGANRASIFGFAGLGLVNTLIADPIKFLFKEDFIPARGDKLLHTLAPCLALFPALVTFAVIPFGDVLILGGREINLQVANLNIGILYLFAMASLGVYGIVIGAWASNNKFSLLGGVRGAAQMISYEIAMGLSIMGVLMFYATLEPQEMVRAQGGLLWGGWLPAWGIFLQPVGFLLFFTAAVAETKRIPFDIPEGESELVAGYHVEYSGGKFLMFFAGEFAEIVTAAGLVTTLFFGGWQVPWLMRDGFHFPWGGTLLLAPLGVTLLQVGAFTVKVIFFCWLQILLRWSLPRFRYDQVMRLGWKMMLPVAAVNLVVTAVWIVLRQGFSSHP
- the lon gene encoding endopeptidase La, which encodes MAKENTDKNAAREAAPSEAKEQKQKRPGALPTDALIILPLRNTVIFPSTIAPLTAARPASAKGVEEAVRQEMPIGIVAQRDPKVDAPQPKDLYDVGTVADILRMASLPDGQRQILVQGRQRFKILDFIQTEPFLVARVLFFAEPVPATKEFEARIRHLRQEANRAWSLLPEPIPNLSLTLQSLDDAPALIDFIASSLDLPVAEKQEILETAEIEERAGKVSDKLAHQIEILELTKKIGTEAKGAMDKAQRDYILREQLKAIQKELGEDESNPKSAEIAELRKKIKEAKMPPEVEKEALKEVSRMERMPEGAAEYSMVRTYVDWLVELPWSVATKEQIDLPKAREVLDEDHYDLEKVKKRILEFLAIRKLNPTGKSPIFCFVGPPGVGKTSLGQSVARATNRKFVRQSLGGVHDEAEIRGHRRTYIGALPGRIVQGIRRAGSKNPVFMLDEIDKLSASFHGDPSAALLEVLDPEQNATFQDHYLDVPFDLSQVFFITTANVLDAIPSPLRDRMEVIELPGYAEEDKLMIARRYLVPRQLKATGLRPDQLNLTDEALREVIRAYTREAGVRQLEREIASICRGVAVRLAEGAAENVTIDAGSVASYLGPAKFYNEVALRTSLPGVATGLAWTPVGGDILFIEATKMPGEGKLILTGQLGDVMKESAQAALSLVKSRAEMLGLNPEIFRKQDIHIHIPAGAIPKDGPSAGVTLFVALVSLLTGRRVRNDVAMTGEISLRGLVLPVGGIKEKVLAAKRAGILFVLLPKLNGKDLEEISPTGREGMRFEFLETVDQALMLALEPAESDKGYEREGRAAFPH
- a CDS encoding Hsp20/alpha crystallin family protein codes for the protein MVWDPWMWRQASELLEQAERIQRSFLQAALGGLQASVDQRARWSPAVNVVETDEDLWVIFALPGVAADRIELRLEGGALIVSGHRPLPECFSDGELKVLEIPCGRFERRLQLPPGISLSLGEVRRREGLLFVQLRKS
- the nuoE gene encoding NADH-quinone oxidoreductase subunit NuoE → MALEFSPETHKKFDAIVGRYPKKEAAMLPVLYLAQEEFGYLGPEAIEYVAAIMDVPVARVYGVVTFYTMLNMKPIGRHHTQVCRTLPCALAGAERITAAIKAKLGIELGETTADGRFTLSEVECLASCGTAPMMQVNDDYYENLSEQNVGEILDRLK
- a CDS encoding trypsin-like peptidase domain-containing protein, translating into MAISNRIAASPKSRTFIFALAGLALGALLVWQLAARGAALTDPSAAPGQVAPRGELAAGEKAVIALFRQASPSVVHITTMAVQRDFFSLNQQQIPEGMGSGLIWDENGDIVTNFHVIQNADAAQVTLADHSNWKARRVGVAPDKDLAVLRIDAPKNRLRPIPIGSSKDLQVGQSAFAIGNPFGLDQTLTTGVVSALGREIESVTRRPIQGVIQTDTAINPGNSGGPLLDSAGRLIGVNTAIYSPSGASAGIGFAIPVDTVNRVVPELIRHGKFVRPGLGFSAADDQIAARLGLKGVLVLVVPRNSPAAKAGMRPTIRDAQGRVTLGDVIVGLDGKKIETVNDLYLAMDQYKVGDTVTIALLRDGKQIQIKATLAPIDETAG
- a CDS encoding NADH-quinone oxidoreductase subunit A, with amino-acid sequence MSDPFFPVLVLFFFAGLVVLGLLSLAQIAGPKKPSAVKAEPFESGNPPKGDARIRFPVKFYLVAMLFLIFDLEAVFLYPWAVMFRRLGIFGLVEMGIFLIIAAIGFIYAWKKGALDLE
- a CDS encoding NADH-quinone oxidoreductase subunit D, whose translation is MKTEAKELPLEPMDLQMGPSHPATHGTIKLNLKLEGEKVLECDTEVGYLHRGFDKMSEQATWTQVIPYTDRLNYVSPLINNAGYALAVEKLLGVEAPPRCQFIRTIMSEISRVTDHLTCCGMAASELGAITVGFYMIEAREFLMRIIEEVTGARLTITYVRIGGLKHDLPPGFAEKVADAFRKVRRLLADCERLLARNRIFIERMSNVGVISRETAISYGLTGPILRSTGVSYDVRRANPYLIYDQLDFTVPLGSKGDNYDRFICRVEEIEQSMRIVEQALKKLPAGPVSLDDPRVVLPEKEKVYNSIEGLMHHFKIIMEGIQVPPGEVYFPVEGGNGELGFYIVSEGGGKPYRVRVRPPCFIAMGAFHEMIKGYMLADIVPTFGMINMIGGECDR
- a CDS encoding molybdopterin-dependent oxidoreductase — its product is MDPVKITIDGREIATTKGKTVIQAAAEAGIAIPHYCYHPKLTIAGNCRMCLVEIEKMPKLQIACNTQVAEGMAVKTESAKVLEARRAVMEFLLINHPLDCPICDQAGECWLQDYYMEHDLSPSRFDERKEHDRKREIFGPFVVFDGERCIKCTRCVRFLQEVTHTDELTVVNRGDDSTIALFPGKILDNPLSVNVVDVCPVGALTDRDFRFKVRVWYLKKTPSVCPGCSTGCNISVETYQNRIARFKPRINEAVNSHWLCDEGRYSFHALTEGERISAPLIRQEGGLAPTDWRTALQAVIAGLGAAAPVAGVLSGRNTNEEAFLFGRLMRKIFSQAAIEVFYRERALTEVEKVLMSPDRSPNFRGASDMGVGSDGGFDALAGRLIGGGFRGAYIVSEDLATLPGDGQKIRSALEKLSFLVVQETRLTPTAKLAHVVLPATNFAEKEGSYTNRRGRVQKVNPALVPPSGALQDWEIFSRLLAAMGEKPPYPGPAEIFAALAQAIPVYRGLSYDQIGDLGFQLETRQP
- a CDS encoding NADH-quinone oxidoreductase subunit C; the protein is MAEESPSIRYLGEKFGPAILDAHAFRGDETVVVGPEKLIEIVRFLKDDPRLDFDFLADITAVDYLGKKSPRFEVVYHLLSLRSHRRFRVKVPLSEEAAEVDSLTPLWKGANWLEREVWDMFGIRFRGHPDLRRILLYEEFRGYPLRKDYPVNQRQPLVPERPLAGTFVDVRSDNKLLQLKQKAEKR
- the nuoF gene encoding NADH-quinone oxidoreductase subunit NuoF — encoded protein: MEKILLRNVDAPDSHTIGAYRSRGGYRALEKVVREMSPERLIDEIKASGLRGRGGAGFPTGMKWGFVPKDSPKPKYVVCNADESEPGTFKDRLLIEKDPHSIIEGTIIAAYAIRSHTAFIYIRGELSFGAKVLGRAIEEAVAAGYLGKNIFGAGYDIDLILHRGAGAYICGEETGLLSSLEGGKGWPKVKPPFPATHGLFGCPTVVNNVETLASLPWIVERGAARYAAIGTEKSKGTKLFSVSGHIRKPGVYEVDMGYPFKKFLEEDCGGVPNGKKLKGVIPGGASMPVLRADELDGVTMDYESFQAAGTLLGSGGVIVMDESTCMVRSAWNISRFFAHESCGQCSPCREGCHWMEKIFRRVERGEGKAGDLELILSVSGNIMGNTICPFGDAAAMPAAAFIKKFRPEFDAHIAQKKCTVSAS